A region from the Aegilops tauschii subsp. strangulata cultivar AL8/78 chromosome 5, Aet v6.0, whole genome shotgun sequence genome encodes:
- the LOC109745395 gene encoding uncharacterized protein, whose translation MARCWLLLLFWAFLWPAASAVPCHPDDLRALRGFAGDLSGGGVLLRTAWSGASCCSWEGVGCDSASGRVTVLRLPRRGLTGLIPGASLAGLVWLEELFLGSNSFVGVFPDALFGLTRLRKLSLASNELTGQVSSRLGELTRLTLLDLSANRFFGRLPDVFGDLTSLEHLAAHSNGFSGFLPPSLSSLSSLRELNLRNNTLSGPIARVSFSGMPLLASVDFSTNYLTGWLPTSLAGCGELKSLNLANNTLVGTIPSWIGEFDHLWYLNLSNNSFVGEVPKSLLRLKEGLATAGRSSGMVFTNMLLYVNDKRRALNEQPNTITGSNNTVRSGRNNSMSGNDNTVISGDNNAVSGSFNTLVCGDNNVLTGDHHVVSGSNHIVTNSYNKVSGCTNNVSGSHHTVSGSNNAVSGSNNTVSGSNHVVSGSNKIVTDG comes from the coding sequence ATGGCGAGATGCTGGCTGCTGCTCCTCTTCTGGGCGTTCCTCTGGCCGGCGGCCAGCGCGGTGCCGTGTCACCCCGACGACCTCCGCGCGCTTCGGGGCTTCGCCGGGGACCTCAGCGGCGGGGGCGTCCTGCTCCGCACCGCATGGTCTGGCGCCTCGTGCTGCAGCTGGGAAGGTGTGGGCTGCGATAGCGCCAGCGGACGCGTCACGGTGCTGCGGCTCCCCAGGCGTGGCCTCACAGGTCTCATCCCAGGAGCCTCTCTAGCGGGCCTCGTGTGGCTCGAGGAACTCTTCCTCGGCTCGAACTCTTTCGTGGGCGTCTTCCCAGACGCGCTCTTCGGCCTCACTAGGCTAAGGAAGCTTTCACTCGCATCCAACGAGCTCACCGGCCAGGTGAGCTCACGCCTCGGCGAGCTCACACGCCTCACCTTGTTGGATTTGTCCGCCAACCGCTTCTTCGGCCGCCTCCCGGACGTGTTCGGCGATCTCACGTCGCTAGAACATTTGGCCGCACACTCCAATGGCTTCTCCGGCTTCTTGCCGCCGTCTCTGTCGTCACTATCATCTCTCCGTGAGCTCAACCTCCGGAACAACACCTTGTCCGGCCCGATTGCTCGTGTTAGCTTCTCCGGCATGCCACTTCTTGCTTCCGTTGACTTTTCCACAAACTACCTGACTGGGTGGCTCCCGACCAGCCTTGCGGGCTGTGGTGAACTCAAGTCGCTCAACCTTGCCAACAACACATTGGTTGGCACCATCCCGTCGTGGATTGGTGAGTTTGACCACCTTTGGTACTTGAATCTCTCAAATAATTCATTCGTTGGCGAGGTACCCAAAAGTTTGTTACGGCTCAAGGAGGGCCTCGCCACCGCGGGTCGTTCATCGGGTATGGTTTTCACTAACATGCTATTGTATGTAAATGACAAAAGAAGAGCACTCAATGAACAACCAAATACCATAACTGGGAGCAACAACACTGTCAGATCTGGGCGCAACAACAGCATGTCTGGGAATGATAACACTGTCATATCCGGAGACAACAACGCTGTGTCTGGGAGCTTCAACACCCTTGTATGTGGGGACAACAATGTTCTAACTGGTGATCACCATGTCGTATCTGGGAGCAACCATATTGTAACTAACAGCTACAACAAAGTATCTGGGTGCACCAATAATGTATCCGGGAGCCACCATACCGTATCCGGTAGCAACAATGCCGTATCTGGAAGCAACAATACGGTATCTGGGAGCAACCATGTCGTATCCGGGAGCAACAAAATTGTAACCGACGGTTAA